The following coding sequences lie in one Candidatus Methylomirabilis tolerans genomic window:
- a CDS encoding thermonuclease family protein: MSRRGLWSFIFVLILLLSPTSCRGGTERSARDEDLAPISADELVRVKRVYDGDTLLLEDGRKVRYLGINAPEYQEPFYLKAKRLNESLVMGREIRLEFDRERTDGYGRVLAYVYAGDEMVNARLVQEGLAHAFFIGPNRKHNALLLRLQAEAQLHKVGIWSTRGRARNLKITNVHSADPTKGDQYPSYARIVNLSNASIRLAGYVLSSEGGHRYLFPDVSVEPGYTVIVSNECEPDGVKARGQLVVHWCSEGPVWDPSEDTAFLTDPRGNLEDTFHYKGKRVRRSASNSKDKNR; the protein is encoded by the coding sequence ATGAGTCGGCGCGGCCTGTGGTCGTTCATCTTCGTTCTCATTCTTCTGCTATCCCCAACCTCCTGTCGTGGCGGGACTGAACGAAGCGCACGCGATGAAGATCTTGCGCCTATCAGCGCAGACGAACTGGTCCGGGTTAAGCGGGTCTACGATGGGGATACCCTTCTTCTTGAAGATGGCCGGAAAGTTCGGTATCTGGGTATCAACGCGCCCGAGTATCAGGAGCCATTCTACCTAAAGGCTAAACGACTCAACGAGTCGCTCGTCATGGGACGAGAAATCCGATTGGAGTTCGACCGGGAGAGAACCGACGGGTATGGCCGCGTCCTGGCCTATGTCTATGCGGGAGACGAGATGGTCAATGCCAGGTTGGTTCAGGAGGGATTGGCACACGCCTTCTTTATCGGGCCTAATCGAAAGCATAACGCCTTGCTCCTTCGACTCCAGGCCGAGGCGCAACTACACAAGGTCGGTATCTGGTCTACCAGAGGCCGGGCAAGAAATCTTAAAATTACGAACGTTCATTCTGCTGATCCGACGAAAGGCGACCAATATCCTTCCTACGCTCGGATCGTTAACCTCAGCAACGCGTCGATCAGGTTGGCGGGCTATGTGCTGTCGAGTGAAGGGGGTCACAGATACCTCTTCCCTGATGTGAGCGTAGAGCCGGGTTACACAGTCATCGTGTCCAACGAGTGTGAACCAGATGGGGTGAAGGCGAGAGGACAACTGGTCGTCCACTGGTGCAGCGAGGGTCCAGTCTGGGATCCGAGCGAGGACACCGCCTTTCTCACCGATCCGCGCGGGAACCTTGAGGATACATTCCATTACAAGGGTAAGCGAGTAAGAAGGTCGGCTTCCAATTCCAAAGACAAGAACCGCTGA
- a CDS encoding addiction module protein, whose protein sequence is MATTVEKLAEQAMTLPTESRARLADLLVESLDTQELEHIDRLWVAEAKRRRDDVRKRRVKAIPGDEALQKVRDAIRRSNGISTRKHWRSTGRQPSTTQSAIQPLP, encoded by the coding sequence ATGGCTACAACTGTGGAAAAGCTGGCTGAGCAGGCCATGACCCTACCGACGGAGTCGCGGGCGCGGCTCGCGGACCTTCTCGTGGAAAGCTTGGATACGCAGGAGCTTGAGCACATCGACCGGCTGTGGGTTGCGGAGGCAAAGCGCAGGCGGGACGACGTACGCAAGAGGCGCGTCAAGGCTATTCCAGGGGACGAGGCGCTCCAGAAGGTACGTGACGCCATTCGCCGATCAAATGGGATTTCCACCCGGAAGCACTGGAGGAGTACCGGGAGGCAACCCTCTACTACGCAGAGCGCGATCCAGCCCTTGCCCTGA
- a CDS encoding HNH endonuclease yields MQTSVTETAARRRLYFAHAYGYAGAVAQLLRSPEGRSDLVQWIDRNSPTFRSALRTPGKRSILHDLLHALAYSDWEHHTHHWDLNSLEQFFRDHGERIPRDLKKKTDGNYDTLLTRLEKPLAKLADSAFHILFADRSTLLAFNELLANVIRSLSVAQFPELRAQGLLRRPAYIPTWLKRAVFHRDKGRCQVCHRDLTGVINPISNAQLDHIWPLARSGSNDATNFQLLCSRCNARKYASTGTTSEEYYVYW; encoded by the coding sequence GTGCAGACAAGCGTAACTGAAACTGCTGCCAGGCGAAGGCTGTACTTCGCCCACGCATATGGTTATGCGGGTGCTGTAGCGCAACTTCTCCGGTCCCCCGAAGGCCGAAGCGACCTCGTCCAGTGGATCGACCGCAATTCTCCCACTTTCCGCTCGGCACTGCGAACACCTGGGAAGCGCTCGATCCTTCACGACCTCCTTCATGCCTTGGCCTATTCCGACTGGGAACATCACACCCATCACTGGGACCTCAACTCGCTTGAACAGTTCTTCCGAGATCACGGAGAACGGATTCCCAGGGACCTTAAGAAGAAAACCGATGGCAATTACGACACGCTCCTCACTCGTCTGGAGAAGCCGCTCGCGAAGCTAGCGGATAGTGCCTTCCACATCTTGTTTGCCGACCGCAGCACACTATTGGCATTCAATGAGCTCCTCGCAAACGTGATCAGATCGCTCTCTGTCGCTCAATTCCCCGAACTTCGAGCGCAGGGGCTCCTCCGCCGACCCGCATACATTCCAACGTGGCTTAAGCGTGCGGTCTTCCACCGCGACAAAGGCCGTTGCCAAGTCTGCCATCGCGATTTGACAGGCGTCATTAATCCAATATCAAACGCCCAGCTTGATCATATCTGGCCTCTTGCACGATCCGGCTCAAACGACGCAACAAACTTTCAGTTGCTCTGCTCGCGCTGCAACGCACGCAAGTACGCAAGCACGGGAACCACCTCCGAGGAATACTACGTCTACTGGTAA
- a CDS encoding type II toxin-antitoxin system VapC family toxin — protein MNYLDTSALIKRFVAEKGSPLVQTLVKRKGPIATAKIAYAEVYAGLTRKLHEDHLSDAQYALACRQFEADWLAYVRVELHDDTLFLARDLIRRHPLKGFDAVHLASAISLQNALGEDITFAAADERLLRAAEAEDLKILHVEIARIP, from the coding sequence ATGAACTACCTGGACACCAGCGCCCTTATTAAGCGGTTTGTTGCCGAAAAGGGTTCACCCCTGGTGCAGACCCTCGTGAAACGAAAGGGGCCCATCGCAACCGCCAAGATTGCTTACGCCGAAGTCTACGCCGGTCTTACCCGTAAACTCCACGAAGACCACCTCTCCGACGCCCAGTATGCTCTCGCCTGCCGGCAATTTGAAGCCGATTGGCTGGCCTACGTCCGAGTGGAGCTGCACGACGACACCCTCTTTCTTGCGCGCGATCTGATCCGGCGTCATCCCCTCAAAGGTTTCGATGCCGTTCATCTGGCCTCCGCCATCAGCCTCCAGAATGCACTCGGTGAAGACATCACATTTGCTGCAGCCGACGAGCGGTTACTTCGAGCAGCCGAGGCAGAGGATCTGAAAATTCTCCACGTCGAAATCGCCCGAATCCCTTAA
- a CDS encoding type II toxin-antitoxin system prevent-host-death family antitoxin, whose translation MSSVGVKELKNRLTQYLQRTKKGEEVIVTERGKPIALIQSIKSAEHIVSREARLAKLAAQGVITLPTEKPVKKVHLAKVTGTPISRTILEDRR comes from the coding sequence ATGAGCAGCGTCGGCGTGAAAGAACTAAAAAATCGGCTTACGCAATACCTCCAGCGGACGAAGAAAGGCGAGGAAGTGATCGTGACGGAACGGGGCAAACCGATCGCCCTCATCCAATCCATCAAGTCCGCAGAGCACATCGTAAGCCGGGAGGCAAGGCTCGCCAAACTGGCAGCTCAAGGCGTGATTACGTTGCCAACCGAAAAACCCGTGAAGAAAGTCCACCTGGCCAAAGTCACAGGAACCCCGATTTCAAGAACTATCCTCGAAGATCGTCGATGA
- a CDS encoding serine protease, giving the protein MERQMRMMVLLLGLTLIAPGLSWGEAQTAIEKRFSALLEQAHSIRDKEEQTQSLAGIGKMMCLSFPKEPGIRVLQEALTLSRVIASPLARSMQQYWIAVSLAGECGEIDEAIRIARSIEDLNQRVNAIQAIEKIQKEAEKESINLVRPEEEEMRRTLEQAPPFLVTVENVDGEGIVKSFAHGFIADARGYVLTNAHLDRGGSIRVMHLSREYAADIARRLGSSDILLLRLQRVTRPLPTATLPDRPELLQNETVIGTVCGPIGDIRGRVGIFEKSLNGGQAFSADFQSDGIQQGCSGAPLLNLKREVVGMVYSVSPNDRFGFAKPSTELRKILEKALK; this is encoded by the coding sequence ATGGAACGGCAAATGCGGATGATGGTCTTGCTCTTGGGCCTTACACTCATCGCGCCCGGATTGAGCTGGGGTGAGGCTCAGACGGCGATCGAGAAAAGGTTTTCCGCTCTGTTGGAACAGGCCCATTCGATACGTGACAAGGAAGAGCAGACGCAATCGCTTGCAGGCATCGGCAAGATGATGTGTCTATCATTTCCTAAAGAGCCCGGCATCCGAGTACTTCAGGAGGCCTTAACACTGTCACGAGTCATCGCCTCACCGTTAGCGCGTTCCATGCAGCAGTACTGGATTGCCGTCTCACTTGCGGGGGAATGCGGCGAGATCGATGAGGCGATCCGGATTGCCCGAAGCATCGAGGATCTCAATCAGCGCGTCAATGCCATTCAGGCTATCGAGAAGATTCAAAAAGAGGCGGAGAAAGAGAGTATCAATCTCGTGCGCCCTGAGGAAGAAGAGATGCGGCGGACGCTGGAGCAGGCGCCGCCGTTCCTCGTGACCGTTGAGAATGTCGATGGTGAAGGAATCGTCAAAAGCTTTGCGCACGGATTTATCGCGGACGCTCGAGGGTATGTACTGACCAACGCGCATCTGGACAGGGGGGGCAGTATCCGAGTCATGCACCTGAGCAGGGAATATGCTGCCGACATCGCAAGGCGCCTGGGGAGTTCCGACATCCTGCTGCTCCGACTGCAGAGAGTTACTCGACCACTTCCGACAGCTACCCTACCGGATCGGCCTGAACTTCTCCAGAACGAAACAGTGATCGGCACCGTGTGTGGGCCGATCGGGGACATCCGGGGACGGGTCGGAATCTTCGAAAAGTCGCTGAATGGCGGCCAGGCGTTCAGTGCCGACTTTCAGTCCGACGGGATTCAACAAGGCTGCAGTGGGGCGCCGCTGCTTAATCTGAAACGTGAGGTAGTGGGGATGGTGTATAGCGTTTCTCCCAATGATCGATTCGGTTTTGCGAAACCCAGCACCGAGCTTCGAAAGATCCTTGAAAAGGCCCTAAAGTGA
- the nirB gene encoding nitrite reductase large subunit NirB, whose amino-acid sequence MEKLRKLVVIGNGMAGAKVVQEILSRDRERFHVVMFGTEPYGNYDRTLLSDVLTGAKDAKGIFLNSLDWYRDHGITLHAGVTATAIDRDNKVVRGSGGVEESYDTLIIATGSRPFVPPVDGSEKTGVFVYRTLDDCQAIEAYARGCRRAAVIGGGLLGLEAARGLLSLGLEVTVVEMMPWLMAQQLDTEGGALLRQMMEQMDVQVLLEKTTTRVLGEKRVTGLEFRDGTALDTDMVVVSCGIRPNAELAGASGLAVDRGILVNDQMQTSDPDIYAVGECVQHRGKLYGLVAPLYEQARVAAEYLAGSFSNVEYQGSKPVSKLKVMGVQLVSIGETSPADPQDEVVSYIEPARGVYKKMVIRENRLVGTILLGETDTAGVLTQMFLLGAELPERRADLLFGTSTGAPILSVFDLPDHAQICHCHGVSKGQIKEAIEFGKCRSVSQIGVHTRAGTSCGGCKKLIEQLLEVYAGEVAEDPTEHWYVPSLPMTKPELVAAIKAKELKSVSAVFRELNGGQEEPSHKTALASLLKTIWNGEYEDERDARFINDRVHANIQKDGTFSVVPRIDGGITSPAQLRRIADVAEKYQIAAVKLTGGQRIALAGARKEQLPDIWKDLDMPSGHAYAKAVRSCKTCVGSDFCRFGLGDSVALGIKVEQRFKGIETPHKMKLSVSGCPRNCAEATIKDVGVVAIEGGWQIYVGGGAGTRVRAADLLCTVATHEEVLKYMGRFIQYYREHGKYMERAYGVVERFGIERLRELLIKDVDGIGERLDAEIERAVEAYTDPWAEANEPVHPAQFSEPVRVDEEVKGIPLGPVDAIALGQGRNYVVDGCGIAVFRQRDGQLFATQQTCPHRGGPLADGIIGDGKVICPLHARKFDLKTGESVDGDCCTIQTYPIRSEEGEIVLAKG is encoded by the coding sequence ATGGAGAAACTAAGAAAGCTGGTCGTCATTGGCAACGGCATGGCCGGGGCCAAGGTTGTTCAAGAGATCCTATCTCGGGATCGTGAACGGTTTCACGTCGTGATGTTCGGCACGGAACCGTACGGCAACTACGACCGTACCCTCCTCTCGGATGTCCTGACCGGCGCGAAGGACGCCAAGGGGATTTTTCTGAACTCACTCGACTGGTACCGCGACCATGGCATCACGCTGCACGCCGGGGTGACCGCCACAGCGATCGATCGTGACAACAAGGTGGTGAGGGGCAGCGGTGGTGTGGAGGAGTCGTACGATACCCTGATCATCGCCACCGGCAGCCGACCGTTTGTGCCTCCCGTGGACGGGTCGGAGAAGACCGGCGTCTTCGTCTATCGGACGCTCGATGACTGCCAGGCGATTGAGGCATACGCGAGGGGGTGTCGGAGGGCTGCCGTCATCGGCGGCGGTCTGCTGGGTCTGGAGGCTGCGCGAGGCCTGCTCTCCCTCGGGCTCGAGGTTACGGTCGTCGAAATGATGCCGTGGTTGATGGCGCAGCAATTGGATACTGAGGGAGGCGCGCTCCTGCGACAAATGATGGAGCAGATGGATGTGCAGGTGTTGCTCGAAAAGACCACGACGCGTGTGCTCGGGGAGAAGCGGGTCACGGGCCTGGAGTTTCGGGACGGTACGGCGCTTGACACCGATATGGTCGTGGTGAGCTGCGGCATCCGGCCCAATGCCGAACTCGCCGGGGCGTCCGGACTTGCGGTGGATCGAGGAATCCTCGTGAATGACCAGATGCAGACCTCCGATCCTGACATCTACGCCGTCGGTGAGTGCGTACAGCATCGCGGGAAGCTCTATGGCCTCGTGGCGCCTCTGTATGAGCAGGCCAGGGTAGCGGCAGAGTATCTGGCCGGCAGTTTCTCCAATGTTGAGTACCAGGGCTCCAAGCCCGTCAGCAAGCTGAAGGTCATGGGCGTGCAACTCGTCTCTATCGGCGAGACGAGCCCCGCCGATCCCCAAGACGAGGTCGTCAGTTACATCGAGCCGGCACGAGGCGTCTATAAGAAGATGGTCATACGCGAGAATCGGCTCGTCGGCACCATCCTGTTGGGAGAGACGGACACGGCCGGGGTGCTCACCCAGATGTTCCTGCTGGGCGCGGAACTGCCGGAGCGGCGGGCCGATCTGCTCTTCGGCACCTCCACCGGCGCCCCGATCCTCTCGGTATTTGACCTCCCAGATCATGCCCAGATCTGTCACTGTCATGGGGTCTCCAAGGGTCAGATCAAGGAGGCGATCGAGTTCGGCAAGTGCCGATCAGTCTCGCAGATCGGGGTGCACACGAGGGCCGGCACCAGTTGCGGGGGGTGCAAGAAGCTCATTGAACAGCTCCTCGAGGTTTATGCCGGAGAAGTAGCAGAGGACCCTACCGAGCACTGGTATGTGCCAAGCCTCCCGATGACCAAGCCGGAGTTGGTTGCCGCCATCAAGGCCAAGGAGCTAAAGAGTGTCAGCGCGGTCTTTCGCGAATTGAACGGCGGACAGGAAGAGCCGAGCCACAAGACGGCACTCGCGTCGCTTCTCAAAACTATCTGGAATGGAGAGTACGAAGACGAGCGCGACGCCCGATTTATCAATGACCGTGTACACGCCAACATTCAGAAGGATGGGACGTTCTCGGTCGTTCCGCGAATCGACGGCGGCATCACATCGCCGGCGCAACTCCGGCGCATTGCCGACGTGGCGGAGAAGTACCAGATTGCCGCAGTCAAGCTTACCGGCGGCCAGCGGATCGCTCTGGCGGGCGCGAGGAAGGAGCAGCTCCCTGATATCTGGAAGGATCTGGACATGCCCAGCGGTCACGCCTACGCCAAGGCGGTCCGCTCGTGTAAGACCTGTGTGGGGTCCGACTTCTGTCGATTCGGGCTGGGCGATTCCGTTGCGCTGGGGATCAAGGTCGAGCAGCGGTTCAAGGGGATCGAGACCCCGCACAAGATGAAGCTCTCCGTCAGCGGCTGCCCGCGCAACTGCGCCGAGGCCACGATCAAAGACGTTGGGGTCGTCGCCATCGAGGGCGGCTGGCAGATATACGTGGGCGGCGGCGCCGGGACCAGGGTCCGGGCCGCAGACCTGCTGTGCACGGTCGCGACGCACGAAGAGGTCCTGAAATACATGGGTCGCTTCATCCAGTATTACCGGGAACACGGGAAGTACATGGAGCGAGCATACGGGGTCGTCGAACGGTTCGGCATTGAGCGGCTCCGCGAGCTGCTCATCAAGGACGTGGACGGGATCGGTGAGCGGCTGGATGCCGAGATCGAACGGGCGGTCGAGGCCTACACAGACCCCTGGGCCGAAGCGAATGAACCCGTGCATCCGGCCCAGTTCAGTGAACCCGTACGTGTGGATGAGGAGGTCAAGGGGATACCGCTAGGCCCGGTCGACGCGATCGCGCTCGGCCAAGGCCGTAATTACGTGGTAGACGGCTGCGGTATCGCCGTCTTCCGTCAGCGCGATGGGCAGTTGTTCGCCACACAGCAGACATGCCCGCACCGAGGAGGCCCACTCGCTGACGGAATCATCGGAGATGGAAAGGTCATCTGCCCGCTTCACGCCAGGAAGTTTGATCTGAAGACGGGCGAATCTGTTGACGGGGACTGCTGCACCATCCAGACCTATCCGATTCGCTCAGAAGAGGGTGAGATCGTTCTCGCGAAGGGATGA
- a CDS encoding PGPGW domain-containing protein — MHSFVISTLKQAKRAIVIVIGFTVLVLGIVLIVLPGPATLVIPLGLAILATEFVWARRLLVRFKRKTRQFKNVLVRKMQGNRPENSRPR; from the coding sequence ATGCATAGCTTTGTCATCAGCACGCTGAAACAGGCTAAGCGCGCCATCGTCATCGTGATCGGGTTCACGGTTCTGGTGCTCGGCATTGTCCTCATTGTGCTCCCTGGACCCGCTACGCTCGTCATTCCCCTCGGCTTGGCAATCCTGGCTACAGAGTTCGTCTGGGCCAGACGGCTGCTGGTTCGATTTAAGCGTAAAACGAGGCAGTTCAAGAATGTCCTCGTCAGAAAAATGCAAGGTAATCGTCCGGAGAATTCACGACCCAGGTAA
- a CDS encoding phosphoribosylaminoimidazolesuccinocarboxamide synthase, producing the protein MAEPIVLQTEFPDLVLCARGKVRDIYDFGDRLLLVATDRISAFDVVLPTAIPGKGSVLTALSEFWFHMTADLTPNHLITTEVEAYPEACRPYRETLAGRSMLVRKTKPLPIECIVRGYLTGSGWIEYQKTGAVCGIPLPTGLVESCRLNPSLFTPSTKAEQGAHDVNITFDEAAAQLDVELAERVRDVSLALYERARTYALERGIIIADTKFEFGLHDGNLLLIDEALTPDSSRFWPCDSYAAGRSQPSFDKQFVRDYLKSIAWNMKAPAPELPREIVERTSEKYREALRRLT; encoded by the coding sequence ATGGCCGAGCCGATCGTGTTGCAAACAGAGTTTCCGGACCTCGTCCTATGTGCGAGGGGGAAGGTCCGGGATATCTACGACTTTGGCGATCGCCTCCTGTTGGTCGCGACAGACCGGATTTCCGCCTTTGATGTTGTCTTGCCGACAGCCATTCCAGGGAAGGGAAGCGTCCTTACTGCGCTTTCCGAGTTCTGGTTCCATATGACAGCGGATCTGACGCCGAACCACCTTATCACTACAGAGGTAGAAGCATACCCGGAGGCCTGCCGGCCTTATCGAGAGACGCTTGCGGGTCGGAGTATGCTGGTCAGAAAGACGAAGCCTCTCCCCATTGAGTGTATTGTCCGGGGCTATCTCACCGGATCGGGCTGGATAGAGTACCAGAAGACCGGAGCGGTCTGCGGCATCCCGTTGCCTACCGGCCTCGTAGAGTCATGCCGTCTCAACCCATCCCTCTTTACGCCCTCAACAAAGGCGGAGCAGGGGGCGCATGATGTGAACATCACGTTTGATGAGGCAGCAGCCCAGCTTGACGTGGAGTTGGCCGAACGGGTACGAGACGTAAGCCTGGCCCTGTATGAGCGGGCTCGGACGTATGCCCTGGAACGCGGGATCATCATTGCCGATACAAAATTCGAGTTTGGATTGCATGACGGTAACCTCCTTCTTATCGACGAAGCTCTCACGCCTGATTCCTCCCGTTTCTGGCCCTGCGACAGCTACGCAGCGGGTCGATCCCAGCCGAGCTTCGATAAGCAGTTTGTACGGGATTACTTAAAATCGATCGCCTGGAATATGAAGGCGCCGGCCCCTGAACTGCCTCGTGAGATTGTGGAGCGGACCAGCGAGAAGTACCGAGAAGCCCTTAGACGGCTGACCTGA
- a CDS encoding LysR family transcriptional regulator — translation MIMTFHQLRVFLAVARHQSYSRAAEELLLTQPAVSAQVRELERTLDATFFERVGRTIVLTEAGKELMVYAERICVLIDEARLAMEELDGLKRGRIAVAAVSTAGAYVLPSLLGAFQKQYPGISINLEVTNRALARDRLLHNEVDLVVMGRPPEEVPHVAEPFLADEIVVVAGPSHPLATTKRISVDRLAREVFIAREVGSGTRLNADEFFRQQGVKLRVGLELGDNSAVKEAVAAGLGIALLSRHVLRMEITLKRLVVLDVQGLPLRRQWFVVHREDKHLSRAAIAFKAFLLTSAEAVLASTARPRRIKSRARN, via the coding sequence ATCATCATGACCTTTCATCAGCTTCGCGTCTTTCTGGCAGTCGCCAGGCACCAGAGCTACTCCCGCGCGGCCGAGGAGCTCTTGTTGACCCAGCCCGCCGTCTCGGCGCAGGTTCGCGAGCTGGAGCGGACCCTCGATGCGACCTTCTTCGAACGGGTTGGCCGGACCATTGTCTTGACCGAGGCGGGTAAGGAGCTTATGGTCTACGCCGAAAGGATCTGTGTACTGATCGACGAAGCCAGACTGGCGATGGAAGAACTCGACGGCCTGAAGCGCGGGCGAATTGCCGTCGCCGCCGTGAGCACCGCAGGCGCCTATGTCCTGCCGTCATTGCTCGGAGCATTTCAGAAGCAGTACCCCGGCATCAGCATCAACCTCGAGGTCACAAATCGCGCGCTTGCGCGAGACCGCCTCCTGCACAATGAGGTTGACCTTGTCGTCATGGGGCGTCCTCCAGAGGAAGTTCCGCATGTGGCCGAGCCGTTTCTTGCCGACGAGATCGTGGTCGTCGCCGGCCCCTCCCATCCGCTCGCAACGACTAAGCGGATTTCGGTAGATCGCCTTGCCCGGGAGGTCTTTATCGCGCGTGAGGTAGGCTCAGGCACCCGTCTCAACGCCGATGAATTCTTCCGCCAGCAAGGGGTGAAGTTGCGGGTTGGGTTAGAGCTGGGGGATAATAGCGCCGTGAAGGAGGCTGTGGCTGCCGGACTCGGGATTGCCCTGCTCTCTCGTCATGTCCTTCGCATGGAGATCACGCTCAAACGTCTGGTTGTGCTGGATGTCCAGGGACTTCCCCTGCGGCGACAGTGGTTTGTGGTGCATCGGGAAGACAAGCATCTCAGTCGGGCGGCGATCGCTTTCAAGGCATTTCTCCTCACCTCGGCCGAGGCGGTATTGGCATCTACAGCTCGACCCCGGCGTATCAAAAGCCGCGCGCGCAACTGA
- a CDS encoding sigma-54 dependent transcriptional regulator translates to MGTRRILVVDDEENIRWALRKALEREGHQVVAAADGLEGFRRATDPGIDLVLMDIKMPGADGLETLSRIKETRPELPVIIMTAFGTLQAAVQAMKRGAYDYITKPFDFDELAIVVRRVFEIRELTERVAQMETLGSRSFDFGGVVGLCPAMQQIFKLVGKMAASDLTVLIRGESGTGKELLAQAIHYNSRRSARSFVAVNCAAIPRELLESELFGHERGAFTGASTLRHGKFELAEGGTIFLDEIGDMAIGLQAKILRVLQERQFERVGGERPHAADVRVIAATNQNLEAAVAQKSFREDLYYRLNVVAINLPPLRERIEDIPLLVNHFLHLFAEEQKQEPKTVPPETLELMLAYRWPGNIRELENAVKRACALAPTSLILPEHLPAALLRAEEIDAGGGRSSFERILSQGITGELSRLRQERDGQIYAYFLATLERPLLLRVLERTGGNQLRAAELLGINRNTLRKKLRELGIAPVRGDEEKMEG, encoded by the coding sequence ATCGGCACGCGACGGATTCTTGTGGTTGATGACGAAGAGAACATCCGTTGGGCCCTGCGCAAGGCGCTTGAGCGCGAAGGACATCAGGTTGTAGCAGCCGCCGATGGGTTGGAAGGGTTCAGACGGGCCACAGATCCGGGCATCGACCTTGTCCTTATGGACATCAAGATGCCGGGGGCAGATGGGCTGGAGACCCTCAGCAGGATCAAAGAGACCCGCCCCGAGCTTCCCGTTATCATCATGACCGCCTTCGGCACACTGCAGGCTGCAGTCCAGGCGATGAAACGCGGGGCCTACGACTATATTACCAAGCCGTTTGACTTCGATGAGCTCGCGATTGTCGTGCGGCGGGTCTTCGAGATCCGTGAACTCACCGAGCGGGTGGCGCAGATGGAGACCCTCGGCAGTCGGTCCTTTGACTTTGGGGGGGTGGTCGGTCTCTGTCCTGCTATGCAGCAGATCTTCAAGCTGGTGGGAAAAATGGCCGCTAGCGACCTGACGGTCCTCATCAGGGGAGAAAGCGGCACCGGTAAGGAGTTGCTGGCTCAAGCGATTCATTATAACAGTCGACGTTCTGCGCGTTCGTTTGTGGCCGTTAACTGTGCCGCCATCCCTCGCGAGCTTCTGGAAAGCGAGCTGTTCGGTCATGAGCGTGGCGCCTTTACGGGAGCCAGCACCCTTCGACATGGTAAGTTTGAGCTGGCTGAGGGCGGGACGATCTTCCTTGATGAGATCGGGGACATGGCCATCGGGCTGCAGGCCAAAATCCTGCGCGTGCTCCAAGAGCGGCAGTTTGAACGGGTGGGGGGCGAACGGCCGCACGCTGCGGATGTAAGGGTCATCGCCGCCACCAACCAGAATCTGGAGGCCGCCGTCGCGCAAAAGAGCTTCCGGGAGGATCTCTACTACCGCCTGAACGTGGTGGCCATCAATCTTCCACCTCTCCGAGAACGCATCGAAGATATCCCGCTGCTCGTCAACCACTTTCTTCATCTGTTTGCGGAAGAACAGAAGCAGGAGCCAAAGACTGTACCGCCGGAGACGCTTGAGCTGATGCTCGCGTATCGCTGGCCAGGAAATATCCGTGAGCTGGAGAACGCCGTCAAACGGGCATGTGCGCTAGCCCCAACCTCTCTCATCCTACCGGAGCATTTGCCTGCCGCTCTCCTGCGCGCAGAAGAAATCGACGCCGGTGGTGGAAGATCGTCCTTTGAGCGGATACTGTCTCAAGGGATTACAGGCGAACTGTCTCGCCTGAGACAGGAACGGGACGGGCAGATCTATGCGTACTTCCTCGCTACGCTGGAGCGACCCCTCCTGTTGCGCGTTCTGGAGAGGACCGGCGGAAATCAGCTTCGGGCAGCCGAATTACTCGGGATCAATCGCAATACGCTCCGAAAGAAACTTCGCGAGCTTGGAATCGCGCCTGTCCGCGGCGACGAAGAAAAGATGGAAGGATAA